Proteins encoded in a region of the Cydia splendana chromosome 19, ilCydSple1.2, whole genome shotgun sequence genome:
- the LOC134799778 gene encoding macrophage migration inhibitory factor-like: MPHFRIETNVPRDQIPKDFVTKAVPILAKALGKPEQYCVVSVHPDVLMSFSGSTAPCAIGNVMSIGALGVEQNKKHAKVLFELVEKELGVPSDRMYITFQDEPTGNVGFKGTTFHAIFG; this comes from the exons ATGCCGCATTTCAGGATTGAGACAAACGTACCGCGGGACCAAATCCCAAAGGATTTTGTTACCAAGGCAGTGCCGATACTTGCTAAAGCTCTTGGTAAACCGGAACAG TACTGCGTAGTGTCCGTTCATCCTGATGTGTTGATGAGCTTCAGCGGATCCACTGCACCTTGCGCCATTGGGAATGTGATGTCTATTGGAGCTCTGGGCGTGGAACAAAACAAGAAACATGCCAAAGTTCTTTTTGAACTTGTAGAAAAAGAGTTAGGAGTGCCTTCAGACCG GATGTACATCACCTTCCAAGACGAACCAACAGGCAATGTGGGCTTCAAGGGGACTACCTTCCATGCCATTTTTGGATAA
- the LOC134799975 gene encoding uncharacterized protein LOC134799975, with protein sequence MRNIAMEAVIADLNTTCPNEGCTLRFNFDGMQRHLKECPFGEMDCPMGAVFGQCSTRCKVSDMAVHFDECHKEQRSAEIDKEMYVFNICMETHKMFLIKNGPYNFLVHVKVDEKERKISMTVQLLGTKISADKWTYEFHVYNKRQPLRKYLYVDNCQSIGTPVADIFKESQCATLPLSYAMTFVNESALTYKFFIKKEMNQRGRRRGPRNFNDAN encoded by the exons ATGAGGAATATTGCGATGGAAGCTGTTATAGCCGAC TTGAACACTACTTGTCCGAACGAGGGCTGCACGCTACGCTTTAACTTCGATGGGATGCAACGTCACCTCAAGGAGTGCCCGTTTGGGGAGATGGACTGTCCAATGGGCGCAGTCTTTGGACAATGCTCAACTCGAT GCAAAGTTTCTGACATGGCTGTACATTTTGACGAGTGCCACAAGGAGCAACGCTCCGCAGAAATAGACAAGGAGATGTACGTATTCAACATATGCATGGAGACCCATAAAATGTTTCTTATTAAGAATGGTCCCTACAACTTCTTAGTTCACGTTAAAGTAGACGAGAAAGAACGTAAAATTTCAATGACTGTCCAGTTGCTAGGCACGAAAATAAGTGCCGACAAATGGACGTATGAGTTCCACGTCTACAACAAGAGACAGCCGTTAAGGAAGTATCTTTACGTTGACAATTGTCAGTCGATCGGTACTCCTGTTGCGGATATTTTCAAAGAGAGCCAGTGTGCTACCCTGCCACTTAGTTACGCCATGACTTTCGTCAACGAAAGCGCTTTGACGTACAAGTTTTTTATAAAGAAGGAAATGAACCAGAGGGGACGTAGGAGAGGTCCCAGGAATTTTAACGATGcgaattaa
- the LOC134800327 gene encoding uncharacterized protein LOC134800327, whose protein sequence is MGADSSKEENKSRLQDERLQRRNQYATQQRRQESLQTSSATYQSPVQTPTERSRTPYNYTTENLQSVIKQTSQPNVLERSRNPYNYNSEDLHGIKQTPNLYPNLNVSRGEDSFVYVNRPPSTPTRPSPQPSAPPASEINEILNIPTTALNASRSPSTPQALQVPTTKHPFSQASVVQKSVFHVSASPKVPTRPPPPSNSNKFSHNTPGTSQSANAYTNKNVALSDAKPNTAGPSKSKPSATKNGDGQLKIISLPRKTQANFSAFEFGTFFYFYKSS, encoded by the exons ATGGGTGCGGACAGCTCGAAGGAAGAAAACAA ATCCAGATTACAAGATGAAAGACTACAACGTCGGAACCAGTATGCCACGCAACAGAGACGACAGGAATCGCTACAAACTTCAAGTGCGACGTATCAGTCGCCTGTACAAACCCC TACAGAGAGATCCCGAACGCCTTACAATTACACAACGGAGAACTTACAAAGTGTAATAAAACAAACTAGCCAACCAAATGTTCTGGAAAGATCCCGCAACCCATACAACTATAACTCTGAAGACTTGCATGGAATCAAGCAAACTCCCAATTTGTACCCAAACCTTAACGTGAGCCGAGGCGAGGACAGCTTTGTTTACGTGAATAG ACCACCGTCAACACCAACCAGGCCCTCACCGCAGCCATCGGCTCCTCCGGCCTCAGAAATCAACGAAATATTAAATATCCCGACAACTGCACTCAACGCTTCAAGGAGCCCTTCAACGCCTCAGGCGTTGCAAGTGCCTACTACGAAACACCCATTCTCTCAGGCCAGCGTGGTACAAAAATCTGTGTTCCACGTCAGCGCTTCGCCAAAGGTTCCTACTCGGCCGCCACCACCATCTAATTCAAATAAATTCAG TCATAATACTCCCGGGACCTCGCAGTCAGCAAATGCTTATACCAATAAAAATGTAGCACTCTCAGATGCGAAACCCAATACAGCAGGACCTTCGAAGTCCAAGCCTTCTGCAACTAAGAATGGAGATGGTCAGCTTAAAATAATTTCTTtacctcgtaagacccaagccaattttagcgcttttgaatttggaactttcttttatttctataagagttcataa